A genome region from Pseudomonas sp. S06B 330 includes the following:
- a CDS encoding FecR family protein, whose protein sequence is MSTPREQAALWFARLYNAAADHPERAQFEAWLAADPRHAAEYHEFAELWGDFACTQRTEALAQSMEQNRQRQRRRLLQGSVLAVLLALGSVLGWHAHRYGALELDLQTDIGKRQVQQLRDGTELMLDADTHLHVHYAPHLRQVELLRGEAIFSVARQPERPFVIDSGLARIRVLGTRFVINRLPDRLRISVDHGVVQVDSLAKPGESQVLEAGQVAEVSADGRVQRLPRAASDAFTFENDRLVFEQADLAEVAASLSRYRQTPVRAAPGKGPRISAVVQLSDVEGFLQSLPRVVPVRLHNEAGTTLLQPR, encoded by the coding sequence ATGAGTACACCCCGCGAACAGGCAGCATTGTGGTTTGCGCGCCTGTATAACGCCGCCGCCGACCATCCTGAACGCGCGCAGTTCGAGGCTTGGCTGGCCGCCGACCCACGCCACGCGGCCGAATACCATGAGTTCGCTGAACTGTGGGGCGACTTCGCCTGCACTCAACGCACCGAAGCGCTGGCCCAGTCCATGGAGCAGAACCGTCAGCGGCAACGTCGTCGGCTGCTACAGGGCAGCGTGCTGGCGGTGTTGCTCGCGTTAGGTAGCGTGCTCGGCTGGCACGCCCACCGCTACGGCGCACTGGAACTCGATCTACAAACCGACATCGGCAAACGGCAGGTGCAACAGTTGCGTGACGGCACCGAACTGATGCTCGATGCTGATACCCACCTGCACGTGCACTATGCCCCCCACTTGCGCCAGGTTGAACTGCTGCGCGGCGAGGCCATCTTTTCCGTTGCGCGACAGCCCGAACGCCCCTTCGTCATCGACAGTGGTTTGGCACGGATTCGCGTGCTCGGCACCCGCTTCGTGATCAACCGTCTGCCAGATCGACTGCGGATCAGCGTCGATCATGGCGTGGTGCAGGTCGACAGCCTTGCCAAACCCGGCGAAAGCCAGGTATTGGAGGCCGGCCAGGTCGCCGAGGTGAGCGCCGACGGGCGCGTGCAACGCCTGCCCCGCGCCGCCAGCGACGCCTTCACCTTTGAGAACGACCGCTTGGTATTCGAGCAAGCCGACCTCGCAGAAGTCGCCGCCAGCCTGTCACGTTACCGTCAGACCCCTGTTCGGGCCGCCCCTGGCAAAGGTCCTCGAATCAGCGCAGTGGTGCAGCTCAGCGACGTCGAAGGCTTCCTCCAGTCGCTTCCGCGGGTCGTGCCTGTGCGTCTGCATAACGAAGCGGGCACTACCCTCCTGCAGCCCCGCTAG
- a CDS encoding Pathogenicity locus: protein MPFPPHERTALLALKGVGPTVITRLEQMGIESLAELGKSDVSDILAQASAALGSTCWKNSPQARAAITAAVDLAKISTATDPAR from the coding sequence ATGCCATTTCCACCTCACGAGCGGACTGCACTGCTTGCGCTCAAAGGCGTAGGCCCAACCGTCATTACCCGGCTTGAGCAGATGGGAATCGAATCGCTGGCTGAGCTCGGTAAATCGGATGTCAGCGACATCTTGGCACAAGCATCAGCGGCGTTAGGCTCGACCTGCTGGAAGAACAGCCCTCAGGCTCGAGCCGCCATCACTGCAGCCGTCGACCTTGCGAAGATTTCAACTGCAACAGACCCTGCCCGGTAG
- a CDS encoding RNA polymerase sigma factor, giving the protein MNWQDIDLRWAYSDLLLSLSRQTRCVQLAYDVLHDALLRFALARPSQPLTQPNAYLRQVAQSVLIDHFRRNARLQPLPEYHEEAGDTHFAPSAEHLLDIQQRLIALQRILDCLPPRCREVFWMARIEGCTQNEIAQQLGISLNMVERHMARALVDLRNARELLRS; this is encoded by the coding sequence TTGAACTGGCAGGACATCGACCTGCGCTGGGCGTACAGTGACCTGCTACTCAGCCTCAGTCGCCAGACCCGTTGCGTGCAGCTGGCCTATGACGTGCTGCATGACGCCCTATTGCGTTTCGCACTGGCCCGGCCCTCCCAGCCGTTGACCCAGCCCAACGCCTACCTCAGGCAGGTCGCACAGTCGGTGTTGATTGACCATTTCCGCCGTAACGCCCGCCTGCAGCCACTGCCTGAGTACCATGAAGAAGCCGGCGATACGCATTTCGCCCCGTCCGCCGAGCATTTACTGGACATCCAGCAACGGCTGATCGCCCTACAACGCATTCTCGACTGCCTACCCCCGCGCTGCCGCGAAGTATTCTGGATGGCGCGCATCGAGGGCTGCACGCAAAACGAGATCGCCCAGCAGTTGGGGATCAGTCTGAACATGGTCGAACGCCACATGGCCCGTGCCCTGGTCGACCTGCGCAACGCACGCGAATTGCTCCGTTCATGA
- a CDS encoding LTA synthase family protein — protein MARRTFVNVIRRLLRHPISRLIALTGLVLFIPVCLRVALGWSNPLGFLSDLGIASLLIVLLHKRPWWQSLPVLLAWGLMTLATVELVSAVGRLPTIADLHYLVDPQFLENSTGGGFAQPWLAVTLLLGLVIWLVSQWMGRSTPAPGLPRSAWAAPLLLLITHWGIQHLQPSEADQWDVYNLPHQLLAASVGDVQMRTEEWLEGDTEEAPPDMAGLTQLDLDGQKLLATPGSARNVLIIALEGIPGAYVGVNRQALHSSYQENLMPNLSRWAERGMNTPDYVLHSHQTIRGLYAMLCGDYDKLDNGTPKGVEMLTQNERNQACLPAQLRKNGFSTHYLQGAGLRFMAKDKIMPHIGFDTTLGLEWFTNKNYLEFPWGKDDKAFFEGALDYVGQLKKQKQPWMLTLLTVGTHQPYSAPDDYLQRYETPKQAAVAYLDDALGEFLNGLERNGTLKDTLVVITSDESHGIDGVRLASSWGFNLTLSPEQSQLPHVKSGVYGHVDLSTSILDYFGLPVPSALSGRSLFRDYQTGREIMSYTNGKLRYHNGRGTLTECDFQQRCRNYASEGFISEQVTLTERYRGKRARQTLAKATALNHSLLRTPLNQHYQFGSPAIIPLQAQIKDDWADNLIGAQYLEMPKGSHTRVRMTVRSVDPQQKAYILLKAKELEQDVPLGLPEEMVVTADQPLQMDFSFDNPEPRKAFSFHLLGYGLGAVEVSDFSVITEEAGQSESVGELPEGSS, from the coding sequence ATGGCTAGAAGGACTTTTGTGAACGTCATCCGTCGCCTGTTACGGCACCCCATTTCGCGCCTTATCGCCCTGACCGGGCTGGTGCTGTTCATCCCTGTGTGCCTGCGCGTAGCGCTGGGGTGGTCGAACCCGCTCGGCTTTCTCTCCGACCTTGGGATTGCAAGCCTGCTGATCGTGCTCTTGCATAAACGTCCCTGGTGGCAATCACTGCCTGTTTTGCTGGCATGGGGCCTGATGACGCTGGCTACCGTCGAACTGGTCAGCGCAGTGGGCAGACTGCCAACGATTGCCGACCTGCACTACTTGGTTGACCCTCAGTTTCTGGAAAACTCCACTGGTGGCGGGTTCGCACAACCCTGGCTTGCCGTCACCTTGCTGCTCGGGCTGGTGATTTGGCTGGTAAGCCAGTGGATGGGACGGTCCACACCTGCACCTGGCTTGCCGCGAAGCGCATGGGCAGCGCCGCTGCTGCTCTTGATAACCCATTGGGGCATTCAACACCTGCAGCCTTCTGAGGCAGACCAGTGGGACGTATACAACCTACCCCATCAACTGCTGGCCGCGAGCGTTGGCGATGTGCAAATGCGCACAGAAGAATGGCTCGAGGGTGACACGGAAGAAGCCCCACCCGACATGGCTGGGCTCACCCAACTGGATCTTGATGGCCAGAAACTACTGGCGACACCGGGAAGCGCACGCAACGTGTTGATCATTGCCCTCGAAGGTATCCCAGGTGCCTATGTGGGGGTCAACCGCCAGGCTTTGCACAGCAGCTATCAAGAAAACCTCATGCCCAACCTCAGCCGCTGGGCTGAACGCGGCATGAACACGCCAGACTATGTACTGCATAGCCACCAAACCATTCGTGGCCTGTATGCCATGCTCTGCGGCGATTACGACAAGCTCGACAACGGCACGCCCAAAGGCGTCGAGATGCTGACCCAAAACGAACGCAACCAGGCCTGCCTGCCTGCCCAGTTACGCAAAAACGGGTTCTCGACACACTACCTGCAGGGTGCTGGTCTGCGCTTTATGGCCAAAGACAAAATCATGCCGCACATCGGCTTCGATACCACCCTCGGGCTGGAATGGTTCACCAATAAAAACTATCTGGAGTTCCCTTGGGGCAAAGATGACAAAGCGTTTTTTGAAGGCGCTTTGGACTACGTCGGCCAGTTGAAAAAACAGAAGCAGCCCTGGATGCTGACCCTACTCACCGTTGGTACTCACCAACCTTACTCGGCCCCGGACGATTACCTGCAACGCTATGAAACCCCCAAGCAGGCGGCCGTTGCTTATCTGGATGATGCTCTTGGTGAATTTCTCAACGGACTGGAACGTAATGGCACCTTGAAAGACACCTTGGTGGTCATCACCTCGGATGAGTCCCACGGCATTGATGGCGTGCGCTTGGCCTCCTCCTGGGGCTTCAACCTGACGCTTTCCCCCGAACAAAGTCAGTTACCCCATGTGAAGTCCGGCGTTTACGGGCATGTCGACTTGAGCACTTCGATACTCGACTATTTCGGCTTGCCTGTCCCCTCCGCGTTGAGCGGTCGCTCGCTATTTCGCGACTATCAAACAGGCCGCGAAATCATGTCGTACACCAACGGCAAGCTTCGTTATCACAATGGCCGTGGCACCTTGACGGAGTGTGACTTCCAACAGCGCTGCCGGAATTACGCGAGCGAGGGGTTCATCTCCGAACAGGTCACCTTGACGGAGCGGTACCGTGGCAAACGTGCTCGACAGACCTTGGCAAAAGCTACAGCGCTGAATCATTCGTTGCTTCGCACGCCACTGAATCAGCATTACCAGTTCGGCAGCCCGGCGATCATCCCGCTGCAAGCGCAGATCAAGGATGACTGGGCCGACAACCTTATCGGTGCCCAGTACCTGGAAATGCCCAAAGGCTCCCATACTCGGGTGCGCATGACCGTACGCTCAGTAGATCCACAACAGAAAGCCTACATCCTGCTCAAGGCCAAGGAGCTGGAGCAGGATGTACCGTTGGGCCTGCCGGAAGAAATGGTAGTGACAGCTGATCAGCCGCTGCAGATGGATTTCAGTTTTGATAACCCAGAGCCGCGCAAGGCCTTCTCTTTCCACCTACTGGGCTATGGGCTCGGCGCTGTTGAGGTCAGTGATTTCAGTGTGATCACTGAGGAAGCAGGGCAATCAGAAAGCGTGGGCGAATTGCCCGAAGGTAGTAGTTGA
- a CDS encoding class I SAM-dependent methyltransferase yields the protein MSRETEFNNAGRSSNWKSYYDHHEGRPASALLQSALHLVETDTPLRQAVDLGCGGGNDARFLLESGWNVLAIDREENAINLVKAIGREFPAGQLHAVTQAFEYLYPLPSSSLIFAGMALPFCHPEHFTDVWSNILSALEPGGVFAGNLFGDRDDWADRIFMNFHSQAQARALFQDLDLHLFQVYEEDGPCMHGFKHWHRFDFIAKKPIAGA from the coding sequence ATGAGCCGCGAAACGGAATTCAACAACGCAGGCAGGTCGTCCAATTGGAAAAGCTACTATGACCATCATGAAGGCCGCCCAGCCTCAGCGCTGCTCCAATCTGCCTTACACCTTGTTGAAACGGATACGCCACTTCGGCAAGCAGTGGACCTCGGCTGCGGTGGTGGCAATGACGCAAGGTTTTTGCTTGAGTCGGGATGGAACGTGCTCGCGATTGATCGCGAGGAGAATGCAATCAATCTGGTAAAGGCAATTGGTCGAGAGTTCCCAGCAGGTCAATTGCACGCAGTGACGCAGGCGTTTGAATATCTGTATCCCTTGCCTTCGTCATCGCTGATTTTTGCCGGTATGGCTTTACCTTTCTGTCATCCCGAGCATTTCACAGACGTCTGGTCGAACATTCTCTCGGCGCTGGAGCCGGGCGGCGTTTTTGCCGGGAACCTGTTCGGTGACAGAGATGATTGGGCTGACAGAATATTCATGAATTTCCATTCCCAAGCGCAAGCCCGTGCGTTGTTCCAGGATTTGGATCTGCATCTGTTCCAGGTGTATGAAGAGGACGGTCCGTGCATGCACGGTTTCAAGCATTGGCACCGTTTTGACTTTATTGCAAAGAAGCCAATAGCGGGCGCCTAG
- a CDS encoding TonB-dependent siderophore receptor — MPMQSTLRALSAAVAMTLATHALAAPIDLDLPAQPLATSLRQLGEVAGLTIAVDSSLVQGRQAPAVSGQLDVYNALTLLLAGSGLSYQQSGNTLIVSQPSGNALELGATSINGSALGATTEGTGSYTSGSTATATKLPLSIRETPQAVSVMTRQRMEDQNLTQLLDVIKQSPGLSVNQGGNAGSDSSQIYSRGFEVENYQVDGLQRLDSNYKSVAQSNDMILYDRVEIIRGATGLTNGVGTPGATVNLIRKRPTADFQSSVSAATGSWDYQRSEFDASGPLNDSGTLRGRVVGAYQDNESYIDRFNERKKVFYGILEADLTPDTLLTFGMDSQSHEADDHARSGRPLFNSDGSRAKWSRSDSAAASWAYSDRHFTTAFATLEHNLTERWKTKLTLNRDRYEYDEVLGYAAGGNPDPATGAGVNLWAGRWAAKPVQTSIDLNIAGSFDLWGLEHDAVLGYTRQHTEYRTDGYPLWWFDGWSNAIPNIYTWNGDTPGKPPLPATSRIDYQEDQSATYGSTRLRLSNDLSLILGARVNDWKNTVKTDYYDQTPDTDERRQETGVVTPFAGVVYDLDQHWSVYASYTSIFKPQSNKDISGKYIDPLEGDGYEVGSKAAFFDDRLNLGLALYEIKQDNLAVLIQPNVPVPGGGFAYRAESGTKTRGFELEVSGELAPDWQASASFSRNIVQNADGNKLNTNVPQNTFKLFSTYTLRSIGNGLTLGGGVNWQSQIYSNNQGPNRVRFTQDDYAVVDLMARYPITRQLSATLNVNNLFDEEYYTSTAGSSYYGTPRNTTLGLKYDF, encoded by the coding sequence ATGCCGATGCAATCGACCCTGCGTGCCCTCTCGGCCGCGGTGGCCATGACGCTGGCCACACACGCCCTGGCCGCGCCCATCGATCTCGACCTGCCAGCACAGCCGCTGGCGACCTCACTGCGTCAGCTCGGCGAAGTGGCTGGCCTGACCATCGCCGTCGACAGTAGCCTCGTCCAAGGCCGCCAGGCCCCGGCCGTCAGCGGCCAGCTGGACGTGTACAACGCACTCACACTGCTGCTCGCCGGCAGTGGGCTGAGCTATCAGCAGAGCGGCAACACCCTGATCGTCAGTCAGCCCAGCGGGAATGCCCTGGAGCTCGGCGCCACCAGCATCAACGGCTCCGCCCTCGGCGCCACCACCGAGGGCACCGGCTCCTACACCAGCGGCTCGACCGCCACCGCGACCAAACTACCGCTGTCGATCCGCGAAACACCCCAGGCGGTCAGCGTGATGACCCGCCAGCGCATGGAAGACCAGAACCTTACTCAGTTGCTCGACGTGATCAAGCAATCACCCGGTTTGAGCGTCAACCAGGGTGGCAACGCCGGTTCGGATTCCAGCCAGATTTACTCGCGCGGGTTTGAGGTGGAGAACTATCAGGTCGATGGCCTGCAGCGCCTGGATAGCAATTACAAATCCGTGGCTCAGAGCAACGACATGATTCTCTACGACCGCGTCGAGATCATCCGCGGTGCCACCGGCCTGACCAATGGCGTGGGCACCCCCGGGGCCACGGTGAACTTGATCCGCAAGCGCCCGACCGCCGACTTCCAAAGCAGCGTCTCGGCCGCTACCGGCTCGTGGGACTACCAGCGTAGCGAGTTCGATGCCAGCGGCCCGTTGAACGACAGCGGCACCCTGCGTGGTCGGGTGGTCGGTGCCTATCAAGACAATGAGTCGTACATCGATCGTTTCAACGAACGCAAGAAGGTGTTCTACGGCATCCTTGAGGCCGACCTGACACCCGACACGTTGCTGACTTTCGGCATGGACTCGCAGTCCCACGAGGCCGACGACCATGCCCGCAGCGGTCGGCCTCTGTTCAACAGCGACGGTTCACGGGCCAAATGGTCTCGCTCGGATTCGGCGGCCGCCAGTTGGGCCTACTCCGACCGCCACTTCACCACCGCGTTCGCGACCCTTGAGCACAACCTCACCGAACGCTGGAAAACCAAGCTGACCCTGAACCGGGACCGCTACGAATATGACGAGGTGCTCGGCTACGCCGCCGGTGGCAACCCCGATCCGGCAACCGGGGCCGGTGTCAATCTGTGGGCGGGGCGCTGGGCTGCCAAGCCTGTGCAAACGAGCATTGACCTGAACATCGCGGGGAGCTTCGACCTGTGGGGCCTCGAACACGATGCCGTGCTGGGCTATACCCGCCAGCACACGGAGTACCGCACCGACGGCTATCCGCTGTGGTGGTTCGATGGCTGGAGCAACGCCATTCCGAACATCTACACCTGGAACGGCGACACCCCGGGCAAACCACCGTTGCCAGCTACCAGCCGCATCGACTATCAGGAAGATCAGTCTGCGACCTATGGCAGCACGCGCCTGCGCCTGAGCAACGATCTGTCGCTCATCCTAGGCGCCCGCGTCAACGACTGGAAGAACACCGTCAAGACCGACTACTACGACCAGACGCCAGACACCGACGAGCGCCGCCAGGAAACCGGTGTGGTCACGCCATTTGCCGGCGTGGTCTATGACCTCGACCAGCACTGGTCGGTGTATGCCAGCTATACCAGCATCTTCAAACCGCAGAGCAACAAGGACATCAGCGGCAAATACATCGACCCGCTTGAAGGTGACGGTTACGAGGTAGGCAGCAAGGCCGCTTTCTTCGATGACCGGCTGAACCTAGGCTTGGCACTGTACGAAATCAAGCAGGACAACCTGGCAGTCCTCATCCAGCCGAATGTTCCGGTCCCCGGCGGTGGCTTCGCCTACCGCGCCGAGTCCGGCACCAAGACCCGCGGATTCGAACTGGAAGTCAGCGGGGAACTGGCCCCAGACTGGCAGGCCAGCGCCAGCTTCAGTCGGAACATTGTGCAGAACGCCGATGGCAATAAGCTCAACACCAACGTTCCGCAGAACACCTTCAAGCTGTTCAGCACCTATACCCTGCGCAGCATCGGCAACGGCCTGACCCTAGGCGGCGGAGTGAACTGGCAGAGCCAGATCTACAGTAACAACCAGGGCCCGAACCGCGTGCGCTTCACTCAGGACGACTACGCGGTGGTCGATCTGATGGCACGCTATCCGATCACCCGCCAGTTGAGCGCCACCCTCAACGTCAACAACCTGTTCGACGAGGAGTATTACACCAGCACGGCCGGGAGCAGCTACTACGGCACCCCGCGCAACACTACGCTCGGCCTGAAGTACGACTTCTAG